In a genomic window of Microterricola viridarii:
- a CDS encoding DedA family protein has protein sequence MNEILDWLLNTVQSVDPAVRTLLAGVGIMLETSILIGLVVPGDTIVIVASTAVSTPLQYWAMVAAVIVGALIGESIGFALGRWFGPHIRRSWLGRKIGESNWARAERYLARRGGIAVFISRFLPVLHSLIPLTVGMSKMRYRTFISWTVPACVIWAFAYVSVGSAAAGSYRELSQQLHFAGYIFVGVIVLFLALVVLAKKLLERHEARHMADPIDADPEAEA, from the coding sequence GTGAACGAGATTCTCGACTGGCTGCTGAACACCGTGCAAAGCGTCGACCCCGCGGTGCGCACCCTGCTCGCCGGAGTCGGGATCATGCTCGAGACCTCGATCCTCATCGGCCTCGTCGTGCCCGGCGACACCATCGTCATCGTCGCGAGCACCGCCGTCTCGACGCCGCTGCAGTACTGGGCGATGGTCGCCGCCGTGATCGTCGGCGCCCTGATCGGCGAGAGCATCGGCTTCGCCCTGGGGCGCTGGTTCGGGCCGCATATCCGCCGCAGCTGGCTGGGCCGGAAGATCGGCGAGTCGAACTGGGCGCGCGCCGAGCGCTACCTGGCCCGCCGAGGCGGCATCGCCGTGTTCATATCCCGCTTCCTGCCGGTGCTGCACTCGCTGATCCCGCTCACCGTCGGCATGAGCAAGATGCGCTACCGCACCTTCATCTCGTGGACGGTTCCCGCCTGCGTGATCTGGGCGTTCGCCTATGTCAGCGTCGGATCGGCCGCGGCCGGCAGCTACCGCGAGCTCTCCCAGCAGCTGCACTTCGCCGGCTACATCTTCGTCGGCGTCATCGTGCTCTTCCTCGCCCTCGTGGTGCTGGCCAAGAAGCTGCTGGAACGGCATGAGGCCCGCCACATGGCGGACCCCATCGACGCGGACCCCGAAGCCGAGGCCTAG
- a CDS encoding ABC transporter substrate-binding protein — MNLSTSSHSSPSTRRGLRVAAAGAAALLALALGGCASGDPLNPAAPSDTGTAASETIVVGSQQYYSNEIIAEIYAQALEANGFTVKRTFNIGQRDAYLPALESGEVDLFPEYTGNLLQYYAPDTTARTTDDVYAALGDALPSGLRVLDQADATDQDSYVVTKSFADANSLVEIGDLATVTTPITLGGNSELATRPYGPEGLKSVYGVTVGFTPIEDSGGPLTQKALLDGTVQLVNIYSADPNIKANDLVTLTDPKGLFLASHVVPLAGPGVSDDAAAVINTVQGALTTADLVSMNAQSQNDELAAPVIATQWLDEKALF, encoded by the coding sequence ATGAACCTCAGCACCTCGTCCCACTCCTCCCCATCCACGAGGCGCGGCCTGCGCGTGGCCGCGGCCGGCGCCGCGGCGCTGCTCGCCCTCGCGCTCGGCGGCTGCGCCAGCGGCGACCCCCTGAACCCGGCCGCCCCGAGCGACACCGGCACGGCGGCATCCGAGACCATCGTCGTCGGCTCGCAGCAGTACTACTCGAACGAGATCATCGCCGAGATCTACGCGCAGGCACTGGAGGCAAACGGCTTCACGGTGAAGCGCACCTTCAACATCGGCCAGCGCGACGCCTACCTGCCGGCGCTGGAGAGCGGCGAGGTCGACCTGTTCCCGGAGTACACCGGCAACCTGCTGCAGTACTACGCACCCGACACAACCGCCCGCACCACCGACGACGTCTACGCGGCGCTCGGCGACGCGCTGCCCAGCGGCCTGCGGGTGCTCGACCAGGCCGACGCCACCGACCAGGACTCCTACGTCGTGACGAAGTCCTTCGCCGATGCGAACAGCCTCGTCGAGATCGGCGACCTCGCGACGGTGACGACGCCGATCACGCTCGGCGGAAACTCCGAGCTGGCGACGCGGCCGTACGGGCCGGAGGGCCTGAAATCGGTGTACGGGGTCACGGTCGGCTTCACGCCGATCGAGGACAGCGGCGGACCGCTCACCCAGAAGGCCCTGCTGGACGGCACCGTGCAGCTGGTGAACATCTACAGCGCCGACCCGAACATCAAGGCCAACGACCTCGTCACCCTGACCGACCCGAAGGGCCTGTTCCTGGCCTCGCACGTCGTGCCGCTGGCCGGCCCGGGCGTCTCGGATGACGCGGCCGCCGTGATCAACACGGTGCAGGGCGCCCTGACCACGGCCGACCTGGTGTCGATGAACGCGCAGAGCCAGAACGACGAGCTCGCCGCGCCGGTCATCGCCACCCAGTGGCTGGACGAGAAGGCGCTCTTCTAG
- a CDS encoding ABC transporter permease, translating into MNLFLDAIAWIFNPALQSAPGALPQRIAEHLGYTFGATAIAALIAIPLGYYIGHTGRGRELAVAFTGGMRALPSLGVLILLALGLGIGFKAPLLTFVLLAIPPVLSGAYAGLQSIDRNVIQAATALGMTPLQLLLKVEIPLGLPLLIGGLRAGILQVVATATLAAYVSGGALGGYIFLGIATRNYIEMLGASIVITALALALEAIFALIQKFVTPRGVSALSGRINRAGAPRTRGATHAPEQRTLA; encoded by the coding sequence ATGAACCTCTTCCTCGACGCCATCGCCTGGATCTTCAACCCGGCGCTGCAGAGCGCGCCCGGCGCGCTGCCGCAGCGCATCGCCGAGCACCTCGGCTACACCTTCGGCGCCACCGCGATCGCGGCGCTGATCGCCATCCCGCTCGGCTACTACATCGGGCACACCGGGCGGGGCCGGGAGCTCGCGGTGGCCTTCACCGGCGGCATGCGCGCGCTGCCGAGCCTCGGCGTGCTCATCCTGCTCGCGCTCGGGCTCGGGATCGGCTTCAAGGCGCCGCTGCTGACCTTCGTGCTGCTGGCGATCCCACCGGTGCTCAGCGGCGCGTACGCCGGCCTCCAGTCGATCGACCGCAACGTGATCCAGGCGGCGACCGCACTCGGCATGACGCCGCTGCAACTGCTGCTCAAGGTGGAGATCCCGCTCGGCCTCCCGCTGCTGATCGGCGGCCTCCGCGCCGGCATCCTGCAGGTCGTCGCCACCGCGACGCTGGCCGCCTACGTCAGCGGCGGGGCGCTCGGCGGCTACATCTTCCTCGGCATCGCGACGCGCAACTACATCGAGATGCTCGGTGCCTCCATCGTCATCACGGCGCTCGCGCTGGCGCTGGAGGCGATCTTCGCGCTGATACAAAAATTCGTCACACCGCGCGGAGTGTCGGCGTTGAGTGGCAGAATCAACCGAGCGGGTGCCCCTCGAACGCGGGGGGCCACCCACGCACCAGAGCAAAGGACACTCGCATGA
- a CDS encoding ABC transporter permease, with protein MTWLLANLGLVWQLTLAHIGLSILPILFGLAASLPLGLLANRVRATRGILLILATIAFTIPSLPLFIALPAVLGTGFTSPVNIVVGLSLYALALMLRSSADAFDSIDDDVRLAGRGVGFSSWQLFWRLELPLAGPVLVAGLRVVSATTVSLVTVGSLVGVTSLGYLFINGFQRNIAAEVLSGIVATLVVAVLFDAVIVLGGRLLMPWRGSLR; from the coding sequence GTGACCTGGCTCCTCGCCAACCTCGGCTTGGTGTGGCAGCTCACGCTGGCCCACATCGGGCTGAGCATCCTGCCCATCCTGTTCGGGCTGGCGGCCTCGCTGCCGCTCGGCCTGCTGGCCAACCGGGTGCGCGCGACGCGCGGCATCCTGCTCATCCTGGCCACCATCGCCTTCACCATCCCCTCTCTGCCGCTCTTCATCGCCCTGCCGGCCGTGCTCGGCACGGGCTTCACCAGCCCGGTCAACATCGTGGTGGGGCTCAGCCTGTACGCCCTGGCGCTGATGCTGCGCTCCAGCGCCGACGCCTTCGACTCGATCGACGACGACGTGCGCCTGGCCGGCCGGGGCGTCGGCTTCTCCAGCTGGCAGCTGTTCTGGCGGCTCGAGCTGCCGCTGGCCGGGCCTGTGTTGGTGGCGGGGCTCCGCGTCGTCTCAGCGACAACGGTCAGCCTGGTGACAGTGGGCTCGCTCGTCGGCGTGACCAGCCTCGGCTACCTCTTCATCAACGGCTTCCAGCGCAACATCGCCGCCGAGGTGCTGAGCGGAATCGTCGCAACGCTCGTCGTCGCCGTGCTCTTCGACGCGGTCATCGTTCTCGGCGGGCGCCTGCTGATGCCGTGGCGGGGGAGCCTGCGATGA